The genomic interval GTTCGCTCGACGGCCCGCTGCCATTGCCGATAGCGCCGCTCGCGCTCTTCCTCCGGCATCGTCGGCTCGAATCGCCGATCGGCCGACCAATGCGTTGCCAGATCGGCCGTGTCGTTCCAGAAACCGACGGCCAACCCCGCCAGATACGCCGCTCCGAGTGCCGTTGTTTCGGTGACCACCGGCCGCACCACCGGCAATCCCAGCAGATCGGCCTGAAATTGCAATAGGCGATCGTTCACGCTCGCGCCGCCATCGGCTTTGAGCTCCACGAGCGGCGTCGTGGCATCTTGCTGCATCGCGCGCAGCACGTCGCACGACTGTAGCGCCATCGATTCAACCGTGGCCCGGGCTAAATGCGCCGCCGTCGTGCCACGCGTGAGCCCGAAAATCGCCCCCCGGGCATGCGGATCCCAATACGGCGCACCAAGGCCGACGAGCGCGGGCACGAACACAATGCCGCCTGAATCTTCCGCTTCGGCTCCAAGCCGTTCGATTTCCGCCGAACTGCCGATCAATCCCAGCCCGTCGCGGAGCCATTGCACCGCCGCCCCCGCGACGAACACCGAACCTTCGAGGCAATAGGTGGTCGTGCCGTTCAATCGCCAACCGACCGTCGTGAGCAGCCCATGATGCGAAGCGACCGGCCGGTCGCCCGTGTTCATCAGCAGAAAGCAGCCGGTGCCATAAGTGTTCTTCGCGCTGCCGACCGCGAAGCACGCCTGGCCGAACGTGGCCGCTTGCTGATCGCCCGCGCACCCGCCGATCGGCACCTCTTCACCGAACCACTCGGCGGTTGTCGTCGCGTAAACTTCGCTCGACGAACACACCTCCGGCAGCATGCAGCGCGGAACATCGAGCAGG from Pirellulales bacterium carries:
- the glpK gene encoding glycerol kinase GlpK is translated as MPRFILALDQGTSSSRAIVFDHGGRIVAAAQQEFPQILPAPGAVEHDPEAIWNSQLAVARDAVARAGAQPRDLAAIGITNQRETTILWDRDSGRPIANAIVWQSRVTAAECDRLKADGLEPRFREKTGLVVDAYFSGTKIKHLLDADAALRRRAEAGEILFGTVDSFLIWRLTGGKRHITDVSNASRTLLFNIHTLEWDDELLGLLDVPRCMLPEVCSSSEVYATTTAEWFGEEVPIGGCAGDQQAATFGQACFAVGSAKNTYGTGCFLLMNTGDRPVASHHGLLTTVGWRLNGTTTYCLEGSVFVAGAAVQWLRDGLGLIGSSAEIERLGAEAEDSGGIVFVPALVGLGAPYWDPHARGAIFGLTRGTTAAHLARATVESMALQSCDVLRAMQQDATTPLVELKADGGASVNDRLLQFQADLLGLPVVRPVVTETTALGAAYLAGLAVGFWNDTADLATHWSADRRFEPTMPEEERERRYRQWQRAVERTRGWADERSPRMS